Part of the Armatimonadota bacterium genome is shown below.
CTCGGGAAACCACCGGGCTTTACGAAGCTGTGACGGAATCCCATTATTATCGGCCGATTGATGATGTCGAAGTTAAGGCAAGGATAGATGAAATGCTGGCGGAGCTTTCGGTCCTTAACCGCAAGATAATAGTCATGCACTATCTGGACGGCTGTTCCTGCCGGGAGATCGGCGAAAGCCTTGGCATGCCGCCGGGCACGGTCAAGCGTATACTTCACGAGTCACGCAAGAGCCTTCGGACATCGTCTGAGCTGATGAGAGGTGTGAGTGAGATGGCACAGAAGAAACAGGGACCTAGGCATATGGAATGGTCGGTCAACGGTGAGTGGCCGGGCAGCGTGATGGATAGTCTTTTGAAGCAGTCAATCTGCCTGACGATAAATAAGACCGCACTGACCCCGGAGCAGATAGCTAAAAGGATTGATGCTAATGAGTCATACGTGCGCGAGGCGCTTGATGCGCTTGAGGCTGAAGAGCTGGTTGCCAAAGTTGGCAGGGGCAGATACAGGACTGCGTTTGTGGCGCTTGATGCGGAGGACCGGATAGAGATCAGCCGGAAGATCAGGGCGAGATCGGAGCGTGTGGCAGATGTGATCGGGGAGGCTTTGCCTGAATTGCAAGCTGCGTGGGAGACATCTCCAAAACCCGCGCAGGGCTTCGATTGGAATACGGGTATATGGCCTGCGCTTGCAATAATGGTATGCAATACGGGGTTATTCCGAGAGGGATCATCCGAGACCTGCCCAAAGCCGCCTGTTCACCCGGCAAGCGGAGTGCGCTACTGGGCACAGGGCGGTGAAAACATCGCTCCAGAGTATGTGCTTTGGTGCCCTGGGTTCTCTGTCACTTCAGTCCAGGATGCGCC
Proteins encoded:
- a CDS encoding RNA polymerase sigma factor, translated to MNTDDAILVNMALGGKREAFDELVRKHRSRVLSMARMLVGTKDGAEDVAQQAFVVAFANLHLLRDSAKFRPWLMTITRRCSSRQLMESRETTGLYEAVTESHYYRPIDDVEVKARIDEMLAELSVLNRKIIVMHYLDGCSCREIGESLGMPPGTVKRILHESRKSLRTSSELMRGVSEMAQKKQGPRHMEWSVNGEWPGSVMDSLLKQSICLTINKTALTPEQIAKRIDANESYVREALDALEAEELVAKVGRGRYRTAFVALDAEDRIEISRKIRARSERVADVIGEALPELQAAWETSPKPAQGFDWNTGIWPALAIMVCNTGLFREGSSETCPKPPVHPASGVRYWAQGGENIAPEYVLWCPGFSVTSVQDAPASSFHHGLFWTYGLPFARPTSHPDRDGMLIVRAVASGLGDIDSIAQATGLDTEKVREAAANAMEIEMLKRKQDGLALTFPVFTAEDDNAMLKIVDRVCKRLAQEVDWAERLVDEKFPELGFGHLEEQFGIWRCWLKGNAAAEGLRILYNRGVLPHPGDPAPMNFCTVGWFDQTRLFAYEK